One part of the Athene noctua chromosome Z, bAthNoc1.hap1.1, whole genome shotgun sequence genome encodes these proteins:
- the IER3IP1 gene encoding immediate early response 3-interacting protein 1 yields the protein MAFTLYSLLQAALLIVNAVAVLHEERFLRRVGWGSDQGIGGFGEEPGIKAQLTNLIRSVRTVMRVPLIAVNSVTIVLLLLFG from the exons ATGGCGTTCACGCTGTACTCGCTGCTGCAGGCCGCGCTCCTCATCGTCAACGCCGTGGCCGTGTTGCACGAGGAGCGGTTCCTCCGGCGCG TTGGCTGGGGAAGTGATCAAGGGATTGGAGGATTTGGAGAGGAACCAGGAATTAAAGCACAACTAACGAACCTTATTCGATCTGTACGAACCGTTATGAGAG tGCCATTAATAGCAGTGAACTCCGTTACAATTGTTCTCCTCCTGTTGTTTGGTTGA